From one Humulus lupulus chromosome 8, drHumLupu1.1, whole genome shotgun sequence genomic stretch:
- the LOC133798754 gene encoding cellulose synthase-like protein D3, with protein MTSKSFKGSRSNVSASSDMLDGKPPLPPQVTFARRTSSGRYVSYSRDDLDSELGSQDFMNYTVHIPPTPDNQPMDPSISQKVEEQYVSNSLFTGGFNSVTRAHLMDKVIESEANHPQMAGAKGSSCAIPGCDAKVMSDERGADILPCECDFKICRDCYIDAVKTGGGICPGCKESYKNTDLDEIAVDNNARPLPLPPPTGMSKMERRLSLMKSTKSGLMRSQTGDFDHNRWLFETKGTYGYGNAIWPKEGGFGNGKNDEASEPTELMSKPWRPLTRKLKIPAAILSPYRLLIVVRMVVLGLFLSWRVKHKNEDAIWLWGMSVVCEIWFAFSWLLDQLPKLCPINRATDLNVLKDKFETPSPNNPTGKSDLPGIDIFVSTADPEKEPPLVTSNTILSILAADYPVEKLACYVSDDGGALLTFEAMAEAASFANIWVPFCRKHNIEPRNPESYFNLKRDPYKNKVKPDFVKDRRRVKREYDEFKVRINGLPESIRRRSDAYHAREEIKAMKLQRQNREDEPIESAKIPKATWMADGTHWPGTWLTPGPEHSKGDHAGIIQVMLKPPSDEPLIGTADDSGFIDLTDVDIRLPLLVYVSREKRPGYDHNKKAGAMNALVRASAIMSNGPFILNLDCDHYIYNSQAMREGMCFMMDRGGDRLCYVQFPQRFEGIDPSDRYANHNTVFFDVNMRALDGLQGPVYVGTGCLFRRIALYGFDPPRAKEHHPGCCSCCFGRKKKHVSVGTTLEEHRALRMGDSDDEEMNLSLLPKRFGNSTFLIDSIPVAEFQGRPLADHPAVKNGRPPGALTIPRDLLDASTVAEAISVISCWYEDKTEWGQRVGWIYGSVTEDVVTGYRMHNRGWKSVYCVTKRDAFRGTAPINLTDRLHQVLRWATGSVEIFFSRNNALLASPRMKVLQRIAYLNVGIYPFTSIFLIVYCFLPALSLFSGQFIVQTLNVTFLTYLLVITVTLCMLAVLEIKWSGIELEEWWRNEQFWLIGGTSAHLAAVLQGLLKVVAGIEISFTLTSKSAGDDLDDEFADLYIVKWTSLMIPPITIMMVNLIAIAVGFSRTIYSVIPQWSRLIGGVFFSFWVLAHLYPFAKGLMGRRGRTPTIVFVWSGLIAITISLLWVAINPPAGNTQIGGSFQFP; from the exons ATGACATCCAAGTCCTTCAAGGGGAGCCGATCAAATGTATCGGCGAGTTCTGATATGCTTGATGGGAAGCCACCATTGCCTCCACAGGTGACATTTGCACGGAGAACATCCTCAGGCCGCTATGTTAGCTACTCAAGGGATGATCTTGATAGTGAACTTGGGAGCCAAGACTTTATGAACTATACAGTCCACATACCTCCCACCCCGGACAACCAGCCCATGGATCCATCAATCTCACAAAAGGTTGAAGAGCAATACGTGTCCAATTCCCTATTTACAGGGGGGTTCAACAGTGTTACCCGAGCTCATCTTATGGACAAGGTGATTGAATCTGAAGCAAACCATCCTCAGATGGCTGGAGCAAAGGGTTCTTCCTGTGCAATTCCTGGCTGTGATGCCAAAGTGATGAGTGATGAACGTGGTGCTGATATTCTCCCTTGCGAGTGTGATTTCAAGATTTGTCGAGATTGCTATATTGACGCTGTCAAAACTGGCGGTGGCATTTGTCCAGGATGCAAGGAATCATATAAGAACACTGATTTGGATGAGATTGCTGTGGATAATAATGCTCGGCCACTTCCACTTCCTCCTCCCACTGGGATGTCTAAAATGGAAAGGAGGTTGTCTTTGATGAAATCAACAAAGTCCGGTTTGATGAGGAGTCAAACTGGGGACTTTGATCACAACCGGTGGTTGTTTGAAACTAAGGGGACTTATGGATATGGGAATGCCATTTGGCCTAAGGAAGGGGGTTTTGGAAATGGTAAAAATGATGAAGCCTCTGAACCAACCGAATTAATGAGTAAACCATGGAGGCCTCTTACACGGAAGTTAAAGATACCTGCTGCTATTCTAAGTCCAtatag GCTTCTAATTGTTGTTCGTATGGTGGTCCTTGGTTTGTTTTTGTCGTGGAGGGTCAAGCATAAGAATGAAGATGCCATTTGGCTGTGGGGAATGTCTGTTGTTTGTGAGATTTGGTTTGCTTTTTCGTGGCTTCTTGATCAATTGCCCAAGCTCTGTCCAATCAATCGTGCAACCGATCTCAATGTATTGAAGGACAAATTTGAAACACCTAGCCCAAACAACCCCACTGGAAAGTCGGACCTTCCGGGGATTGATATTTTCGTATCTACTGCAGATCCTGAGAAAGAACCTCCACTTGTCACTTCTAACACCATCCTCTCCATTTTAGCTGCCGACTATCCAGTTGAAAAGCTTGCTTGCTATGTTTCTGATGATGGAGGCGCACTCCTGACCTTTGAAGCCATGGCTGAAGCTGCCAGCTTTGCCAATATATGGGTCCCATTCTGCCGTAAACATAACATCGAGCCTAGAAATCCTGAATCTTACTTCAACTTAAAGAGAGATCCTTACAAGAACAAAGTGAAGCCTGACTTTGTCAAGGATCGAAGGAGGGTAAAGCGTGAGTATGATGAGTTCAAGGTTCGCATTAATGGACTTCCTGAATCGATTCGCCGTCGTTCTGATGCCTATCATGCTCGTGAGGAGATCAAAGCTATGAAGCTTCAGAGACAGAACAGGGAAGATGAACCAATAGAAAGTGCGAAAATTCCCAAGGCGACATGGATGGCTGATGGAACTCATTGGCCAGGGACTTGGTTGACTCCTGGACCTGAGCATTCGAAAGGAGACCATGCTGGTATTATACAG GTGATGTTAAAACCTCCCAGTGATGAGCCACTTATTGGAACTGCTGATGATTCTGGGTTCATTGACCTCACTGATGTTGATATCCGTCTTCCTCTACTTGTTTATGTTTCTCGTGAGAAACGTCCAGGCTATGATCACAACAAGAAAGCAGGAGCTATGAATGCCCTGGTTAGGGCCTCTGCTATTATGTCCAATGGCCCATTTATCCTCAACCTTGACTGTGATCACTACATTTACAACTCTCAGGCAATGAGGGAAGGCATGTGCTTCATGATGGATCGTGGGGGTGACCGCCTTTGCTATGTCCAGTTCCCTCAGAGGTTTGAGGGCATTGACCCTTCAGATCGATATGCCAATCACAACACTGTCTTCTTTGATGTTAACATGCGGGCCCTTGATGGGCTTCAGGGTCCAGTGTATGTCGGAACTGGTTGCCTCTTTCGTAGGATTGCCCTTTATGGATTTGACCCTCCTCGTGCAAAAGAACACCATCCAGGTTGTTGCAGCTGCTGCTTTGGTCGTAAGAAAAAGCATGTTTCAGTTGGAACCACACTTGAAGAGCACAGAGCTCTAAGAATGGGTGATTCTGATGATGAAGAGATGAATCTCTCCTTGCTCCCTAAGAGGTTTGGGAACTCTACTTTCCTCATTGATTCAATCCCAGTAGCAGAGTTCCAAGGTCGTCCTCTTGCTGACCACCCAGCTGTGAAGAATGGACGCCCCCCAGGTGCTTTGACCATTCCCCGTGATCTTCTTGATGCATCAACTGTTGCCGAAGCTATCAGTGTCATCTCCTGTTGGTACGAAGACAAGACTGAGTGGGGACAGCGAGTTGGCTGGATTTACGGATCTGTTACTGAAGATGTGGTTACAGGATATAGGATGCACAACAGAGGATGGAAATCAGTTTATTGTGTGACAAAGCGTGATGCCTTCCGTGGAACTGCTCCAATCAATCTAACCGATAGGCTGCATCAGGTCCTCCGATGGGCTACTGGCTCTGTTGAGATTTTTTTCTCCCGCAACAACGCCCTCCTTGCCAGCCCAAGAATGAAGGTTCTTCAAAGAATTGCATATCTCAATGTTGGAATTTACCCCTTCACCTCAATCTTCCTTATTGTGTACTGCTTCCTCCCAGCGCTTTCGCTCTTCTCTGGTCAGTTCATTGTCCAAACTCTCAACGTCACTTTCCTCACCTATCTCCTTGTCATCACTGTCACTCTATGCATGCTCGCGGTGCTTGAGATCAAATGGTCAGGCATTGAGCTAGAAGAATGGTGGAGAAATGAGCAGTTCTGGTTGATTGGGGGAACTAGTGCTCACCTTGCTGCAGTGCTTCAGGGTCTGCTGAAAGTTGTTGCTGGTATTGAAATCTCTTTCACCTTGACATCAAAATCAGCTGGTGATGATCTGGATGATGAGTTTGCTGATCTCTACATAGTCAAATGGACATCTCTCATGATACCGCCAATCACGATCATGATGGTCAACTTGATTGCCATAGCAGTCGGGTTTAGTCGGACGATATACAGTGTGATACCACAGTGGAGCCGCTTAATCGGTggagttttctttagtttctgggTTTTGGCTCATCTCTACCCGTTTGCCAAAGGGTTGATGGGGAGACGGGGAAGGACGCCGACCATTGTTTTTGTATGGTCGGGATTAATTGCAATCACCATTTCCCTTCTTTGGGTTGCAATCAATCCTCCTGCTGGTAATACCCAAATTGGAGGCTCATTCCAGTTCCCTTGA